In Virgibacillus sp. NKC19-16, a single genomic region encodes these proteins:
- a CDS encoding metal-sensing transcriptional repressor, with product MDKFLHDHPSTPRTEAEKEKTINRLKRIEGQVRGIQKMVEEDRYCVDILVQISAIQSALKNVGFAVTERHINHCVSDAIKQGEGAETIEELMSVLKQFSK from the coding sequence TTGGATAAATTCTTACATGATCACCCAAGTACCCCAAGAACAGAAGCTGAAAAGGAAAAAACGATTAACCGCCTGAAACGGATAGAAGGTCAAGTTCGTGGAATACAGAAAATGGTGGAAGAGGATCGCTATTGTGTAGATATTTTAGTACAAATTAGCGCCATTCAATCCGCATTAAAAAATGTAGGCTTCGCTGTCACGGAGCGACATATCAACCATTGTGTTAGTGATGCGATTAAACAAGGAGAAGGCGCGGAAACGATTGAGGAATTAATGAGTGTACTGAAGCAGTT